One stretch of Paenibacillus sp. AN1007 DNA includes these proteins:
- a CDS encoding 3' terminal RNA ribose 2'-O-methyltransferase Hen1: MHLIIKASGASAGMVSHLLAKNPNNLYDRTDKGVRVRIVYTKAEEQVTEVLIHAEPDPVDLVRGTPDGYDITQYINDREFVTSSLFCSYIRGALGTALNGRPKEAYVQWVDHAFELELTFGPAASDLPDRVVEELFSPLGYEVTVGRGESAYSFDLKNRSTVRHITLRGKQTIQQALRQLFLLIPVLDNYKHYFISEDEIDKIKRYGEGWLDAHPLKELIVRRTLLFAELIRTYERQHGPLTAEPHGTAQAGEADSDLEEKCTSDSAAAEDTAVSASEVPLRLNELRYRAITDMVTSLPDRARIVDMGAGEGKLSARLSYIPGVETILAVEPSGQSRLRAMDRFAKLQDRAGVQAVPELMLGSLFYFDERMQHQDVMILCEVIEHIDAYRLDGIMDTILNEYQPKVLLVTTPNKEYNEVYSMEREQLRHHDHRFEWTREELDFQCSQWAAKGSYDYEIRGIGENKEGFGQPTQLVKFTQRKEGHA, translated from the coding sequence ATGCATCTGATTATAAAAGCAAGCGGAGCCAGCGCAGGGATGGTATCCCACCTGCTCGCCAAAAATCCTAACAATTTGTATGACCGGACAGACAAGGGCGTGCGTGTGCGGATCGTGTACACCAAGGCCGAAGAGCAGGTGACGGAGGTGCTGATTCACGCCGAGCCTGATCCTGTTGATCTGGTCAGGGGTACGCCGGATGGATATGATATCACGCAGTATATTAATGACCGGGAGTTTGTGACAAGCAGCCTGTTCTGCTCCTACATTCGTGGAGCTCTGGGAACTGCGCTGAATGGCAGACCAAAGGAAGCTTATGTTCAATGGGTCGACCATGCGTTTGAACTGGAGCTGACGTTTGGGCCTGCAGCATCCGATCTGCCAGACCGTGTGGTGGAGGAGCTGTTTTCACCCTTGGGGTACGAAGTGACCGTAGGACGGGGAGAGTCGGCGTATTCTTTTGATCTGAAAAATAGAAGCACGGTCCGTCACATCACGCTTCGCGGTAAGCAGACGATACAGCAGGCACTGCGCCAGCTGTTCCTGCTGATTCCGGTGCTGGATAATTACAAGCATTATTTCATCAGTGAAGATGAGATTGATAAAATCAAGCGTTATGGCGAGGGTTGGTTAGATGCTCATCCGCTCAAGGAACTTATCGTTAGGCGCACGCTTCTTTTTGCCGAACTGATTCGGACCTATGAACGCCAGCACGGGCCGTTAACTGCTGAACCCCATGGAACTGCTCAGGCAGGAGAAGCAGACAGTGATCTGGAGGAGAAATGCACTTCAGATTCTGCAGCAGCTGAAGATACCGCTGTAAGTGCATCCGAAGTGCCCTTGCGGTTAAATGAGCTTCGCTATCGTGCAATCACAGACATGGTGACTTCATTGCCGGATAGAGCACGTATTGTAGATATGGGTGCAGGTGAAGGCAAGCTGTCTGCCCGACTCTCTTACATCCCGGGCGTGGAAACCATTCTTGCCGTGGAGCCATCAGGCCAATCCCGTTTACGGGCGATGGACCGTTTTGCCAAGCTGCAGGATCGGGCCGGGGTCCAAGCTGTACCCGAGCTTATGCTCGGTTCACTGTTTTATTTTGACGAGCGGATGCAGCATCAGGATGTGATGATTCTGTGTGAAGTTATCGAGCACATTGATGCGTATCGTCTGGATGGTATTATGGATACCATTCTGAACGAGTATCAGCCTAAAGTACTGCTGGTTACAACACCGAACAAGGAATATAACGAAGTATATTCGATGGAACGTGAGCAGCTGCGTCACCATGACCATCGCTTTGAATGGACTCGCGAGGAGTTGGACTTCCAATGTTCACAATGGGCAGCGAAGGGAAGTTACGACTATGAGATCAGAGGTATCGGAGAGAATAAGGAAGGATTTGGGCAGCCGACACAGCTGGTGAAATTCACACAGAGGAAGGAGGGTCACGCATGA
- a CDS encoding nucleotidyltransferase domain-containing protein yields MTHVDQTMRGIIAGQLAQIEQEEQVRIIYACESGSRAWGFPSQDSDYDVRFIYVRPLAWYLSIEDQRDVIERPISDQLDINGWDIRKALKLFRKSNPPLLEWLQSPIQYDERYSVAEQIRAISPLTFSPKSCMYHYLNMAKGNFRDYLQGEQVKIKKYFYVLRPLLACSWIERNETMPPMSFEELVEALIPSDTSLYTEIHELLRRKKAGEEMDMEPQLPAIQAYIAAQIAHVEKIVAGIGGHDAVEFEVLNRIFRTAVQEVWERRNETPEE; encoded by the coding sequence ATGACACATGTAGATCAAACGATGAGAGGTATCATTGCGGGACAGCTCGCTCAGATTGAACAGGAGGAGCAGGTTCGCATCATATATGCCTGTGAGTCAGGCAGCCGCGCGTGGGGATTCCCTTCGCAGGACAGTGACTACGATGTGCGTTTTATTTATGTAAGGCCCTTGGCGTGGTATTTATCGATTGAGGATCAGCGGGATGTCATTGAACGTCCAATCAGTGATCAGCTGGATATTAACGGATGGGATATACGCAAGGCGTTGAAGCTGTTCCGCAAGTCCAATCCGCCCCTGCTCGAGTGGCTGCAGTCCCCGATTCAGTATGATGAGCGGTACAGCGTTGCAGAACAGATTCGGGCGATATCACCACTGACTTTTTCGCCAAAGTCATGTATGTACCACTACCTCAATATGGCCAAAGGCAATTTCCGCGATTATCTGCAGGGAGAACAAGTAAAGATCAAAAAATACTTCTATGTGCTGCGACCGCTGCTCGCCTGCAGCTGGATTGAGCGTAATGAAACGATGCCTCCTATGTCCTTTGAAGAACTTGTAGAGGCCCTGATACCTTCGGATACATCGCTGTATACGGAGATTCATGAACTGCTGCGGCGGAAAAAAGCAGGAGAAGAGATGGATATGGAACCTCAGCTTCCAGCGATTCAGGCGTACATTGCAGCGCAAATTGCACATGTGGAGAAGATAGTTGCTGGAATTGGAGGGCATGACGCTGTGGAGTTTGAAGTATTAAACCGGATCTTTCGAACGGCTGTGCAGGAGGTCTGGGAGAGAAGGAATGAAACCCCCGAGGAATGA
- a CDS encoding TROVE domain-containing protein, translating to MSRAKSLFNAPRSVLHHHDEYTAYERLVEEQYIQMLMTNTMNNTFYADEHQLMQEAAYSHQEMAELDTGFMSRALVYARNEGFMRLQPLYGLAVLSGLDPKQFGKVFSHVVKTPADLADFLTILRGSGRGQGGRAVKRQINQFLNEISEYWVMKYNGRGRGYSLSDMVATAHPRPKDEKQLALFRYLRGHETDLALLPQLQALQKLRTTRNPASQIHQIEKGKLPYSVVTSILQPTRQIWEALMFQMPMFAMLRHLNAMDRAGVFAKKKNIAYVTRRLTDAEALRQSRILPFRFVKAYETVQRTELREALEQAVELSIHNLPPLPGRTAIFLDRSGSMQGDYLRIGSVLALALYKQTRGSSLFWLFDQRVQDAHPALDRAILAQADQIRAQGGTDTGRPVRELREAEERVDRIIMITDEQQNEGSPFYAELERYRRTMNPQLQAFIVDITPYRQAMVPPRDGQTFYIYGWSEAVLTYIADTITGYETIAERVRSITL from the coding sequence ATGAGCAGAGCCAAATCATTATTTAATGCACCTCGATCCGTGCTGCATCATCATGATGAATATACAGCATATGAGCGGCTGGTGGAGGAACAGTATATTCAGATGCTGATGACAAACACAATGAATAATACGTTCTATGCAGATGAACATCAGCTGATGCAGGAAGCAGCATACAGCCATCAGGAGATGGCTGAACTGGATACGGGCTTCATGTCGCGAGCCTTGGTGTATGCCCGGAATGAAGGGTTCATGCGTCTGCAGCCTCTGTACGGGCTGGCTGTATTGTCCGGATTGGACCCGAAGCAGTTCGGGAAAGTGTTCTCCCATGTCGTGAAGACGCCGGCGGATCTGGCGGATTTTCTAACCATTTTGAGAGGAAGCGGACGGGGGCAGGGGGGACGTGCAGTGAAGCGGCAGATCAATCAGTTTCTGAACGAAATTAGTGAATACTGGGTGATGAAATATAATGGACGCGGGCGTGGTTACAGTTTGAGTGATATGGTCGCCACCGCACATCCCCGTCCAAAAGATGAGAAGCAGCTGGCCTTGTTCCGATACTTGCGAGGACATGAGACAGACCTGGCGTTACTCCCGCAATTGCAGGCACTGCAAAAGCTGAGAACGACACGTAATCCGGCCAGCCAGATACACCAGATCGAGAAGGGAAAGCTGCCGTATTCCGTGGTGACCTCCATTCTTCAGCCAACACGCCAGATCTGGGAAGCCTTGATGTTCCAGATGCCGATGTTTGCCATGCTGCGCCATTTGAATGCGATGGACCGTGCCGGTGTTTTTGCTAAGAAGAAAAATATCGCTTACGTCACCCGCCGTCTAACTGATGCTGAGGCACTGCGTCAATCGCGTATACTGCCCTTTCGCTTTGTCAAAGCATATGAGACGGTGCAGCGTACAGAACTGCGGGAAGCCCTGGAACAGGCTGTAGAGCTGTCCATTCACAATTTGCCACCACTGCCGGGAAGAACAGCGATCTTTCTTGATCGTTCCGGCTCCATGCAGGGAGACTATTTACGTATCGGTTCCGTGCTTGCCTTGGCACTGTACAAACAAACCCGGGGCAGTTCGCTGTTCTGGTTATTTGACCAAAGGGTTCAGGATGCTCACCCCGCACTGGATAGAGCCATTTTGGCCCAGGCAGATCAGATTCGTGCACAAGGTGGAACGGATACGGGAAGACCTGTACGAGAGCTGCGGGAAGCTGAAGAGAGGGTGGATCGGATCATTATGATTACGGATGAGCAGCAAAATGAAGGCAGTCCATTTTACGCTGAGCTTGAACGATATCGGCGGACAATGAATCCGCAGCTGCAGGCCTTCATTGTGGATATTACCCCGTACAGACAGGCGATGGTCCCGCCGAGGGACGGGCAAACTTTTTATATCTATGGCTGGAGTGAAGCCGTGCTGACTTATATTGCGGACACCATAACAGGATACGAGACGATTGCCGAGCGTGTACGGAGCATAACACTTTAG